In one window of Candidatus Peregrinibacteria bacterium DNA:
- a CDS encoding Rrf2 family transcriptional regulator, which translates to MIRFSQAVEYGVLGLVELAKAEKPLALVALSKKAGVPESFLAKIFQKLERSGIVVSKRGKSGGFRLPAKNHKVHLWKIYKVIEENSSLRRCVGESEKSCDCKKMSHCILQEAWQDAQKSLEKSLSSWTISGLLTHHLKKR; encoded by the coding sequence ATGATTCGCTTCTCTCAAGCCGTGGAATATGGTGTTTTAGGACTCGTGGAACTCGCAAAAGCAGAAAAACCACTTGCGCTTGTTGCACTTTCAAAAAAAGCAGGAGTTCCTGAAAGTTTCCTTGCCAAAATTTTTCAAAAACTTGAACGATCTGGAATTGTTGTCTCAAAACGTGGAAAGAGCGGTGGGTTTAGACTTCCTGCGAAAAATCACAAAGTACACTTATGGAAAATTTATAAGGTCATTGAAGAGAATTCTTCTTTGAGGAGATGCGTTGGTGAAAGTGAAAAAAGTTGTGACTGTAAAAAAATGTCGCACTGCATTCTTCAGGAAGCATGGCAAGATGCCCAAAAATCTCTTGAAAAATCTCTTTCTTCATGGACCATTTCTGGTCTCCTCACACACCATCTTAAAAAACGGTGA